A single genomic interval of Candidatus Acidiferrales bacterium harbors:
- a CDS encoding tetratricopeptide repeat protein → MKNYRILAVMAAVIAVSFAFIGFQCSSAELTSAKLYIQNSQWDKAEDQLQKDLSTNPQDEEAWYWLGYVRGERQKYTGMMEAFQHALKISDENKQNITDVRTHYWVQLYNQGTKYLQTGRDTSTNYGKAISAFENAIVVEPDSMLSYKGLAYSYLNMALNDSAVEPLMVLWNKDKDQDAAKFLSEVYYEKGQKLKQDFEDSSQDKLNTLKNLNSIVEGVSEEEVAATIGQPDQKISASAQKGKKKSPGTSTQEEKWIYKTYGLTLTFDQDMLKTKKVDFAYNPGIDSTKYLQAIDQFKKALDVLVPATNIYPDDQDLMTVLTNCYIAADMTEQATETFKTGAMKNPGSSDFQYNYGVILLRGNEFEKAVAQFKKAIDAGNATLEQLKDKLAHPDSSANAPKLNQNVERTQSTIWNATYNLGASYVNWGVHIQNSTAKNGDPDSLRKAVSAKFEQSIPYLEKYSTYKSDDPNLWELLAKVYAFMNNTQKAQEAIRKADSLRQVH, encoded by the coding sequence ATGAAAAACTACAGAATATTGGCAGTCATGGCTGCCGTTATCGCTGTCTCATTTGCGTTCATTGGCTTTCAATGTTCGTCCGCGGAATTGACAAGCGCAAAGCTATACATTCAAAACAGTCAGTGGGACAAAGCGGAAGACCAACTTCAAAAGGATTTGAGCACCAATCCGCAAGACGAAGAGGCGTGGTACTGGTTAGGCTACGTGCGCGGAGAGAGGCAGAAGTATACCGGGATGATGGAAGCGTTTCAGCATGCATTAAAGATTTCGGACGAGAACAAGCAGAATATTACTGACGTTAGGACACATTATTGGGTGCAATTGTACAACCAAGGGACAAAGTATCTGCAAACCGGCAGAGATACCAGCACCAACTACGGCAAGGCAATTTCAGCGTTTGAGAATGCAATCGTAGTAGAACCTGATAGCATGTTGTCGTATAAAGGGCTTGCTTATTCCTATCTGAACATGGCGCTGAACGACAGTGCTGTGGAGCCATTGATGGTCTTATGGAACAAAGATAAAGACCAGGACGCGGCGAAATTTTTGAGCGAAGTTTATTACGAAAAAGGGCAGAAGCTGAAACAGGATTTTGAGGATAGTAGCCAGGATAAGTTGAATACACTGAAAAATCTGAACTCTATAGTAGAAGGAGTAAGTGAAGAGGAGGTTGCAGCCACAATAGGTCAGCCGGATCAGAAAATTTCAGCTTCTGCTCAAAAGGGAAAGAAAAAATCTCCAGGAACTTCCACCCAGGAAGAGAAATGGATATACAAAACGTACGGACTGACGCTGACTTTCGATCAGGACATGTTGAAGACGAAGAAGGTTGACTTTGCTTACAACCCAGGCATCGATTCTACAAAATATCTTCAAGCGATTGATCAATTCAAAAAGGCGCTGGATGTGCTCGTGCCTGCCACGAACATCTACCCGGACGATCAGGATCTGATGACAGTGCTCACGAACTGCTACATTGCGGCGGACATGACAGAGCAGGCAACGGAGACATTCAAGACTGGCGCCATGAAAAATCCCGGTAGCTCCGATTTCCAATACAACTACGGAGTTATCCTGTTGAGAGGTAATGAATTTGAAAAAGCCGTTGCCCAATTCAAAAAGGCGATCGATGCCGGCAATGCGACGCTGGAACAACTGAAAGACAAACTTGCCCATCCTGATTCATCGGCAAATGCGCCGAAACTGAATCAAAATGTGGAAAGGACGCAGTCCACTATCTGGAACGCGACCTACAATCTCGGCGCAAGCTACGTCAATTGGGGAGTTCACATCCAAAACAGCACTGCGAAGAACGGCGACCCCGATTCGCTACGCAAGGCAGTCAGCGCAAAATTTGAGCAGTCGATTCCGTATTTAGAGAAGTACTCCACTTATAAAAGCGATGACCCCAATCTCTGGGAATTGCTTGCAAAAGTTTATGCTTTCATGAATAATACTCAGAAGGCACAGGAGGCGATTCGAAAGGCCGATTCATTAAGGCAAGTTCACTGA
- the dnaG gene encoding DNA primase has translation MARLNSESVVEEVRQATDIVDVISQYVRLQKRGKNYLGLCPFHNEKTPSFTVNREKGLYHCFGCGVGGNVFTFVTQYEKISFGEALRQLAARANITLPSYNSEKQNEVDEVLDINEKACRYYRDMLRSDEGVDALLYLNKKRKFTDDTIEKFMLGFAPDRWDGLLNYLKKKGMDEKVVEKSGLILRRQDGSGYYDRFRARVMFPVQSPSGRIIAFGGRTLKGEEKAKYINSPESSAYIKGRTLFGVYQAKDSIIEKDAAILVEGYADLIALHQAGIKNVVASSGTALTVEQIQYISRYTKNVYLVYDADTAGQDASMRGADILLEQGMDVFIVELPAGEDPDTFVLSQGSEEFMRLIQNAMNVVEFKATLLQRRERLPKGPKGPAASGSSRSQITIVHSIVESLTKIKDAIKVNLYVKDLAAKFELREDAIYQELKKKKAIQSQPFMRDHEPDISSRRSNVSDRLSTAERDLISLLASVDESLWEVIANQIDRLDIQNPISKEIIQKIIDARFSGKEMGSVIDELADEDMRKSFAQLAFSTTQRSKVWWEEIRPSSETPDYLKWISQLLISFELEQIEQQLKLLNSKITGAEKRGLSTEEFDSRYQELVNRKQFLSETYSDKNLLEQYFESLKK, from the coding sequence ATGGCAAGACTCAATTCGGAAAGTGTCGTCGAGGAAGTGCGCCAGGCTACTGACATCGTTGATGTCATCTCGCAGTACGTACGACTACAGAAGCGCGGGAAAAATTATCTCGGGCTCTGTCCGTTCCATAATGAAAAGACTCCCTCATTCACCGTGAACAGGGAAAAGGGATTGTACCATTGTTTCGGCTGTGGAGTCGGAGGGAACGTCTTCACGTTCGTGACGCAGTACGAAAAGATTTCTTTCGGCGAAGCGTTGCGACAGCTCGCCGCGCGGGCGAACATCACCCTTCCTTCTTACAACAGCGAAAAGCAAAACGAGGTCGACGAGGTCCTCGATATCAATGAAAAAGCCTGCAGGTACTACAGAGATATGCTTCGCTCGGACGAAGGCGTAGATGCGCTCTTATATTTGAATAAAAAAAGAAAATTTACCGACGACACAATTGAAAAATTCATGCTTGGCTTTGCACCTGACAGATGGGATGGACTCCTTAACTATCTGAAAAAAAAAGGAATGGACGAGAAGGTGGTCGAGAAGTCCGGGTTGATTCTCAGGCGGCAGGACGGCTCCGGATATTACGATAGATTTCGGGCCCGCGTCATGTTCCCTGTTCAATCGCCGAGCGGAAGAATAATCGCTTTCGGCGGCCGGACTTTGAAAGGCGAGGAGAAGGCAAAATACATAAACTCGCCTGAGTCCAGCGCTTACATCAAAGGAAGGACCCTCTTCGGGGTTTATCAGGCGAAAGACTCGATAATCGAAAAAGACGCAGCGATACTCGTGGAAGGATACGCCGATCTCATTGCCCTTCACCAGGCCGGAATAAAAAACGTCGTTGCCTCGAGCGGAACGGCCTTGACTGTCGAACAGATACAATATATCTCGCGTTACACCAAAAATGTTTACCTGGTTTATGATGCCGATACTGCGGGACAGGACGCTTCAATGCGCGGAGCCGACATCCTTCTCGAACAGGGAATGGACGTTTTCATTGTAGAGCTTCCGGCAGGCGAAGATCCTGACACGTTTGTCCTCTCTCAAGGCAGCGAAGAATTCATGCGACTAATTCAAAATGCAATGAACGTCGTGGAATTCAAAGCGACGCTACTTCAGCGACGCGAGCGTCTGCCGAAAGGACCGAAGGGACCCGCGGCATCAGGATCTTCGAGAAGCCAGATCACCATCGTTCATTCCATCGTAGAATCCTTAACAAAAATAAAAGATGCAATCAAAGTAAACTTATACGTGAAAGACCTCGCCGCGAAATTCGAGTTACGAGAAGACGCGATTTATCAGGAGTTGAAAAAGAAGAAGGCGATCCAATCTCAGCCCTTCATGCGCGACCATGAACCCGATATTTCTTCTCGACGGTCGAATGTCAGCGATCGGCTATCGACTGCCGAAAGGGACTTGATCAGTCTCCTGGCAAGCGTCGATGAATCGTTGTGGGAGGTCATCGCAAATCAGATCGATAGACTTGACATTCAGAATCCAATCAGCAAAGAGATTATCCAGAAGATCATCGACGCAAGATTTTCCGGGAAAGAGATGGGATCTGTGATCGATGAATTGGCAGACGAGGACATGCGCAAGTCCTTTGCCCAGCTGGCTTTCTCTACAACGCAGAGAAGCAAAGTTTGGTGGGAAGAAATCAGGCCGAGCAGTGAGACGCCCGATTATCTTAAGTGGATCTCGCAGCTTCTTATCTCTTTCGAACTTGAACAAATCGAGCAGCAACTTAAATTGTTAAATTCTAAGATTACCGGTGCTGAAAAGAGAGGACTGTCTACGGAAGAGTTTGACTCGAGATATCAGGAACTCGTGAACAGGAAACAATTTCTTTCCGAAACTTACAGCGATAAAAATCTTTTAGAACAGTATTTTGAAAGTCTGAAGAAGTAG
- a CDS encoding NAD(P)/FAD-dependent oxidoreductase, translating to MKDSYDVIVVGAGPAGSTAARYATQGGAKVLMLEKDREVGVPVRCGEAVDHEGLIQFLQPDKKFIAAEIKDFKLVAPNGKVVKPNIDGVGYILNRKIFDYELARIAADDGAEVVTKAYVDGITRNNGTVTGVSVQYHGERLTIKSKIVIGADGVESRIGRWAGIDTTVSMHDMESAAQVTAANVDVEEGTCYFYFGQRYAPGGYLWVFPKGNKTANIGLGVAADESRKKHALKFLEEFMQENFPNASILTKIAGGVPCAESLEKMAMPGLMLVGDAAHQVNPVSGGGIISGMIGGRIAGKIAAEIIRKGDMSLMEQYEKEWKNSLGGRHDRYYKIKKVIYKFRDSDLDSIADAITRLPEAQQTLGNLFKQAVIKHPMLIVDVMKLFFA from the coding sequence ATGAAAGATTCTTATGATGTAATCGTTGTAGGTGCGGGTCCGGCCGGCTCGACGGCTGCGAGATATGCAACACAAGGCGGCGCAAAAGTTCTCATGCTTGAAAAGGACCGTGAGGTCGGTGTGCCCGTTCGGTGCGGCGAGGCGGTTGACCACGAAGGCCTTATCCAATTTCTTCAGCCCGACAAGAAATTCATCGCGGCAGAAATCAAAGACTTCAAACTCGTCGCCCCTAATGGAAAAGTCGTCAAGCCGAACATCGATGGCGTCGGATATATTTTGAACAGAAAAATATTCGATTATGAATTGGCGCGCATTGCTGCAGACGACGGAGCTGAAGTCGTTACAAAGGCGTACGTGGATGGGATCACCAGAAATAACGGTACGGTGACCGGCGTTTCGGTGCAATACCATGGTGAACGGTTGACTATCAAAAGCAAAATTGTCATAGGCGCAGACGGCGTAGAGTCGAGAATCGGGAGGTGGGCAGGGATAGACACCACCGTTTCGATGCACGACATGGAGTCAGCCGCACAGGTCACGGCAGCGAACGTCGATGTTGAAGAGGGCACTTGCTATTTCTATTTCGGACAGAGGTACGCGCCTGGCGGTTACTTATGGGTTTTTCCAAAAGGAAACAAGACGGCAAACATCGGGCTCGGTGTGGCGGCAGACGAAAGCAGGAAAAAACACGCTCTGAAATTTCTTGAAGAATTCATGCAGGAAAACTTTCCGAATGCTTCGATTCTCACAAAGATTGCCGGGGGCGTTCCGTGTGCGGAGTCGCTCGAGAAAATGGCAATGCCCGGGCTGATGCTGGTCGGAGACGCCGCGCACCAGGTCAATCCGGTTTCGGGGGGAGGGATAATCAGCGGCATGATCGGCGGAAGGATCGCTGGGAAAATTGCGGCAGAAATTATCAGGAAAGGCGATATGTCCTTGATGGAACAGTATGAGAAAGAGTGGAAAAATTCACTCGGCGGCCGCCATGACAGATATTATAAAATCAAAAAGGTAATTTATAAATTCAGAGACAGCGACCTCGATTCGATAGCCGATGCAATCACGAGGCTGCCGGAAGCTCAGCAGACTCTCGGCAACCTGTTCAAGCAGGCGGTGATCAAACATCCGATGCTGATCGTCGACGTCATGAAACTCTTCTTCGCATGA
- a CDS encoding polysaccharide deacetylase family protein, with protein sequence MKIDVVLNVDERITKKIKYGFTLLFQPLRVEVIFSDEVKDNSITILYGKESPSSQNKIFHLRASHEFEECIEHSRLPDISHLEWLEFERKRLPKLFPVSGAAIDFDIAAAAFMLASEFQDLISLERDEFDRLRAMDSLQDKLGILDYPAVNYYSIFLKEKLEKFFDTGIELKKYADADHGIALTHDVDYTSSLNLRMIKRNIFGHAILNKENLTPNERAVKFLRPLLAMTGYDPPKNGLKFLRETELRSGLKSTFFIKTGATAREDMNYHYRSRSLRNFMRSLMNHGFDIGIHPSMRTYIEGEQLILEKTRLENLVGKEINSVRQHYLKFTAGKTVGIWENARLKYDSTLGFSRKAGFRNSIAFPFPLYDFQKDRISTVTELPLMIMDGTFSANRSQPVNETYDKMKKLVDETKAAHGAASILFHNSLADPIDFPGYKRIYSRLLSEAENDRFRMDSLSGIIEQFR encoded by the coding sequence ATGAAAATAGATGTCGTCCTCAATGTCGATGAACGCATCACGAAAAAAATAAAATATGGATTTACTCTGCTGTTCCAGCCTCTCCGTGTAGAAGTTATTTTTTCCGATGAAGTCAAGGACAACTCCATTACCATCCTTTATGGCAAAGAATCACCGTCGAGTCAAAATAAAATATTCCATTTAAGGGCATCTCACGAGTTTGAAGAATGCATCGAACATTCCAGACTCCCGGACATTTCTCATCTTGAATGGCTTGAATTCGAGAGGAAGAGACTTCCGAAGTTGTTTCCGGTTTCGGGTGCCGCCATTGACTTCGATATCGCCGCCGCAGCTTTCATGCTTGCTTCCGAATTCCAGGATCTGATCAGTCTTGAGAGAGATGAATTCGACAGACTTCGTGCGATGGATTCGCTGCAGGACAAGCTCGGCATTTTAGATTATCCCGCGGTGAATTATTACTCGATATTCTTGAAAGAAAAATTGGAGAAATTTTTCGATACCGGGATAGAGCTTAAGAAGTATGCGGACGCCGATCATGGAATCGCCTTGACCCACGATGTTGATTATACCAGCTCGCTCAATTTGAGGATGATAAAGCGAAACATTTTCGGACATGCCATACTTAACAAAGAAAATCTCACGCCGAACGAGCGCGCCGTGAAATTTCTCCGTCCGCTTCTTGCTATGACGGGGTATGATCCTCCGAAAAACGGATTGAAATTTCTGAGAGAAACCGAACTCCGTTCAGGACTCAAGTCGACATTTTTCATCAAGACGGGTGCGACTGCGAGAGAAGACATGAATTACCATTACCGCTCTCGCTCGCTTAGAAATTTCATGCGTTCTCTGATGAATCATGGCTTCGACATCGGTATCCATCCGAGCATGCGCACTTACATAGAGGGCGAACAACTCATCCTTGAAAAGACGAGACTCGAAAACCTGGTTGGGAAGGAGATCAATTCGGTAAGGCAGCATTATTTGAAATTTACCGCAGGCAAAACCGTCGGCATCTGGGAAAACGCAAGACTAAAATATGACAGCACTCTCGGCTTTTCTCGAAAAGCCGGTTTCCGTAACAGCATCGCCTTCCCTTTCCCCCTGTATGATTTTCAGAAAGACAGGATTTCTACAGTGACCGAATTACCGTTAATGATCATGGACGGCACATTCTCAGCTAATCGAAGCCAGCCGGTAAATGAAACTTATGACAAGATGAAAAAGCTCGTGGATGAAACCAAAGCTGCACACGGGGCCGCTTCGATTCTCTTCCACAATTCTCTGGCAGATCCCATCGACTTTCCGGGCTACAAAAGAATTTACAGCCGGCTCTTATCCGAAGCAGAGAACGACAGATTCAGAATGGACTCACTCTCGGGAATAATAGAACAATTCCGCTGA
- the nadD gene encoding nicotinate-nucleotide adenylyltransferase: MSEGSSARVGILGGTFNPPHIAHLIAAESATEQLRLDKMLFVPAAIPPHKLNEKIIPANVRLQMVKLAIKGNPKFEVCDIELKRSGASYSIDTIIELKGKFPDDKFFLVIGIDLLIDFYSWKDPEKILDKCDVVAMNRPGFALESVDQGLLRRVEVLSVPGLDVSSSDIRRRVHSGRSIRFLVPQAVEEYIYANSIYR, translated from the coding sequence ATGTCCGAAGGATCCTCCGCAAGGGTAGGCATTCTCGGCGGCACTTTTAACCCACCACATATTGCCCATCTTATCGCAGCCGAAAGTGCGACCGAGCAACTGAGGTTGGACAAAATGCTTTTTGTCCCGGCGGCGATTCCACCGCACAAGTTGAATGAAAAAATAATCCCTGCCAATGTACGCTTGCAAATGGTGAAGCTCGCGATAAAAGGTAACCCCAAGTTTGAAGTTTGCGATATTGAGCTCAAGAGGAGCGGAGCATCGTATTCAATCGATACCATAATTGAATTGAAAGGAAAATTTCCGGACGATAAGTTCTTTCTCGTAATAGGAATAGATCTCCTTATCGATTTTTATTCCTGGAAGGATCCCGAGAAGATTTTGGATAAATGCGATGTCGTTGCGATGAATAGACCTGGTTTTGCGCTTGAGTCTGTCGACCAGGGATTGCTTCGACGCGTCGAGGTATTGAGTGTTCCTGGTCTGGACGTCTCTTCTTCAGACATCCGCAGACGTGTGCACTCGGGCCGGTCGATAAGATTCCTGGTTCCGCAAGCCGTGGAAGAATATATCTACGCTAACTCCATATATCGGTGA
- a CDS encoding DMT family transporter: MNPYVILFIQLLLSGGNYIIANAATQTIPPPNLTFLRTIISGFVYLLYFFYAGLPFKYRGRDLALLLFLSFTSVSLNQLGFLYGMKYTTATEGALLYALTPIFVMVLSRRYLNEKITFMKILGTGMAFVGVVVVVLSNVSFNGASYHFEFSHMKGDAFIFTAVIAWATYTALGRKLVVKYGAITTTMFTALIGTAMYAPVGIFCSIGYRYTSLSGGQWLQVLYLSLGTSIAGYLLWYYALGKIEASRVAVFTNGQPVITAIMAYIFLKQSIALPFALGALVTIGGVIITQTDLQKRQKS; the protein is encoded by the coding sequence GTGAACCCATACGTAATTCTCTTCATCCAGCTTCTCCTTTCCGGAGGCAATTATATAATTGCAAACGCTGCGACACAAACGATCCCTCCGCCAAATCTCACATTCTTGAGAACCATCATCTCCGGATTTGTTTACCTGCTATACTTTTTCTATGCGGGACTGCCGTTCAAGTACAGAGGCCGGGATCTGGCGCTTCTCCTGTTTCTTAGTTTTACTTCGGTCTCGCTGAACCAATTAGGATTTCTCTATGGGATGAAATACACGACCGCAACGGAAGGTGCGCTGCTTTATGCACTGACGCCGATTTTCGTCATGGTTCTTTCGAGAAGATACCTGAATGAAAAAATTACATTTATGAAAATCTTGGGCACAGGGATGGCATTCGTAGGTGTGGTCGTCGTGGTTTTGTCAAACGTATCGTTCAATGGAGCTTCATATCACTTCGAATTCTCGCACATGAAAGGGGACGCTTTCATTTTCACAGCAGTAATCGCCTGGGCAACATACACGGCGCTCGGTCGGAAGCTGGTGGTGAAGTATGGCGCGATCACGACCACTATGTTCACCGCCCTAATCGGAACAGCGATGTACGCCCCTGTCGGAATATTTTGTTCCATAGGATACAGGTACACTTCGCTGTCGGGTGGCCAGTGGCTGCAGGTTCTCTACCTATCGCTCGGGACTTCAATTGCAGGATATTTATTATGGTACTATGCGCTGGGAAAGATCGAGGCCAGCAGGGTGGCTGTCTTCACGAACGGGCAGCCGGTGATCACCGCCATCATGGCTTACATATTCTTGAAGCAAAGCATCGCACTGCCGTTTGCGCTCGGCGCGCTCGTCACGATTGGAGGGGTAATCATTACACAGACGGATTTGCAGAAGAGACAAAAATCTTAG
- a CDS encoding DUF3467 domain-containing protein: MPEEKNVPQQINIELGEKEAEGIYSNLAIISHSPAEFIIDFTRLLPGVPKAKVMARIIMTPQHAKMLLGALRENVEKYERSFGEIKVFAGPVPNAPFGFQPPGA, encoded by the coding sequence ATGCCTGAAGAAAAAAATGTTCCGCAGCAGATCAACATCGAGCTCGGTGAAAAAGAAGCGGAAGGGATTTATTCAAACCTCGCAATCATCTCTCATTCGCCTGCAGAATTTATTATCGATTTCACTCGACTTTTGCCGGGCGTGCCTAAGGCGAAAGTGATGGCAAGAATTATCATGACCCCACAACATGCAAAGATGCTTCTGGGGGCCCTCCGGGAGAATGTGGAGAAATACGAACGCAGTTTCGGCGAGATAAAAGTATTTGCTGGACCTGTGCCCAATGCACCGTTCGGATTTCAGCCGCCGGGAGCTTGA
- a CDS encoding 4Fe-4S binding protein: MIEIHEDKCDLCGCCVGVCPENCIDLSESRISIVHEICTDCRKCEWACPFEVFEFNRDKVKRHPGKLPQAGLVA; encoded by the coding sequence ATGATAGAGATACACGAAGATAAGTGCGACTTATGCGGCTGCTGTGTAGGCGTTTGTCCGGAAAACTGCATCGACCTCAGCGAGAGCCGTATATCGATCGTTCACGAAATCTGCACCGACTGCCGAAAGTGCGAGTGGGCGTGTCCTTTTGAAGTGTTTGAGTTCAACCGCGATAAGGTGAAGCGGCACCCCGGGAAATTGCCACAGGCCGGGCTTGTCGCATGA
- a CDS encoding glycoside hydrolase family 13 protein yields MNRLLISLAVSAIWVATANAQVPDWARKAVWYQIFPERFRNGDSENDPTMKDAQVGGREWSVSPWMSDWYELQPWEKKFSNKFYDVVFDRRYGGDLEGVMDELPYLKKLGINAIYFNPVFESPSLHKYNTATYIHIDHNFGPDPGGDLKIMSEENPGDSSTWKWTSADKEFLKLVKKIHEMRMHVIIDGVFNHVGTDFWAFKDVEKNQQQSKFKDWFVVTSWNDSAKGTKFDYAGWWGLKSLPIFRKDTITGLVHGPYEHIMAITKRWLAPDGNPANGVDGWRLDVPNEVPHALWKDWRKLVKSIKPDAYISGEIWDNAAPWLRGDEFDGVMNYMFAKAVMKFFIDRKMAITPTQFDSTLQALRNSYPDSIDYVLQNLVDSHDTDRLESMIMNPDRDFNADDSPRNNPAYVISKPDAAAIQRQKLIALFQMTYVGAPMIYYGDEAGMWGATDPDDRKPMLWRDLKYEDEKSSPADGVRRTEDKNIFNKNLFDYYRKLIRERESDPALTIGGYTTLIADDQKEVFVFEREYENRVAIAGFNLSEEKQSVDVNLNVGSRIFNDVLNSKSITIKNHELHIEMEPRWGVLLEN; encoded by the coding sequence ATGAATCGTCTTCTAATATCGCTTGCTGTCTCTGCAATCTGGGTCGCAACAGCAAATGCTCAAGTTCCCGATTGGGCGAGGAAAGCTGTGTGGTACCAGATCTTTCCGGAGCGGTTCCGAAACGGAGATTCAGAGAATGATCCAACTATGAAGGATGCACAGGTCGGCGGACGCGAGTGGAGTGTTTCCCCATGGATGAGCGATTGGTACGAGTTGCAGCCCTGGGAGAAGAAGTTTTCAAACAAGTTTTATGACGTCGTTTTTGACAGAAGGTATGGCGGTGATTTGGAAGGGGTCATGGATGAACTGCCGTACTTGAAAAAACTAGGCATCAACGCGATCTATTTCAATCCTGTTTTCGAGTCGCCTTCACTCCACAAATACAACACCGCGACGTACATTCACATCGACCACAACTTCGGTCCGGATCCTGGGGGTGATTTGAAAATCATGTCCGAAGAGAATCCCGGCGATTCATCGACATGGAAATGGACCTCTGCGGACAAAGAATTCCTGAAACTCGTGAAGAAAATCCACGAGATGAGAATGCATGTGATCATCGATGGAGTATTCAACCACGTCGGCACCGATTTCTGGGCTTTCAAGGATGTCGAGAAAAATCAACAGCAGTCTAAGTTCAAGGACTGGTTTGTGGTGACAAGCTGGAACGACTCGGCGAAAGGGACGAAGTTCGATTACGCCGGCTGGTGGGGGCTAAAGTCATTGCCGATTTTCAGAAAAGATACCATCACCGGACTTGTCCATGGTCCATATGAGCATATCATGGCGATCACGAAGCGGTGGCTGGCTCCCGATGGGAATCCTGCGAACGGTGTTGACGGATGGCGACTCGACGTCCCGAATGAAGTGCCGCACGCTTTGTGGAAAGACTGGCGAAAGCTTGTGAAAAGCATAAAACCGGATGCGTATATTTCAGGCGAAATATGGGACAATGCTGCACCATGGCTGCGGGGTGACGAGTTCGACGGAGTCATGAATTACATGTTTGCGAAGGCGGTGATGAAATTCTTCATCGACAGGAAGATGGCAATCACGCCGACGCAGTTCGATTCCACTCTTCAAGCGCTCAGGAATTCATACCCGGACAGCATCGATTACGTCTTACAGAATCTTGTTGACAGCCATGATACCGACAGGCTTGAGTCGATGATAATGAATCCCGACCGCGACTTTAACGCCGACGATAGTCCGAGGAATAATCCGGCGTACGTCATTTCCAAGCCGGATGCTGCAGCAATTCAGCGGCAAAAGCTGATCGCACTTTTCCAGATGACTTATGTCGGTGCACCGATGATTTATTACGGCGATGAAGCCGGAATGTGGGGGGCGACCGACCCCGATGACAGGAAGCCGATGCTGTGGCGAGATTTGAAATATGAGGACGAGAAGAGCAGCCCTGCGGACGGAGTCCGAAGAACAGAGGATAAAAATATTTTTAACAAAAATCTTTTTGACTATTACAGGAAATTGATCCGTGAAAGGGAATCGGACCCGGCATTAACGATCGGCGGCTACACGACCCTCATTGCAGACGATCAAAAAGAAGTATTTGTGTTTGAAAGGGAATATGAAAACCGAGTAGCAATCGCCGGCTTCAACCTGTCGGAGGAGAAGCAATCTGTGGACGTGAATTTGAACGTAGGCAGTAGAATATTCAACGACGTGCTGAATTCAAAGAGCATCACGATAAAGAATCACGAGCTTCATATTGAGATGGAACCTAGGTGGGGTGTACTACTGGAGAACTAA